One genomic region from Alteromonas pelagimontana encodes:
- the tkt gene encoding transketolase has translation MFNTSSNSANAIRMLAADAVQKANSGHPGAPMGMADIATVLWQKFYRHNPTNPQWANRDRFILSNGHGSMLQYALLHLSGYDVSTEDLKQFRQLHSKTPGHPEFGYTPGVETTTGPLGAGIANAVGMAIAEKTLAAQYNKPGFNIVDHYTYCFMGDGCLMEGISHEVSSLAGTLKLGKLIGFWDDNGISIDGEVEGWFTDDTPKRFESYGWHVIRGIDGHNQNDIAAAIELAQSVTDKPTLICCKTIIGFGSPNKSGSHDSHGAALGVDEITAMREVLKWEHEAFVIPDDIYGEWDAKEAGQARESEWKELFADYAAEYPQLAKEFNRRVIKRELPASFNEKADEFVRVCQSEMQDVATRKASQNAIAFFANLLPELMGGSADLAGSNLTLWPKAKGLQDTDDGNYVYYGVREFGMSAIMNGIALHGGFIPFGATFLMFMEYARNAVRMAALMKAKSIFVYTHDSIGQGEDGPTHQPIEQLANLRMTPNLTTWRPCDAAETAEAWRQALIKQDGPSALVFSRQGTKAVERSEAQLKGIAKGGYVLKDCATPAELILIATGSEVGIALEAANSLTEQGHHVRVVSMPSTNVFDAQSKEYKASILPAGVPKLAVEAAHTDFWYKYVGLDGDVVGMQTFGESAPGAALLKHFGFTAENIEEKAKALLG, from the coding sequence ATGTTTAATACCAGTTCCAATTCAGCGAATGCTATTCGCATGCTTGCTGCCGATGCTGTACAAAAAGCAAATTCAGGCCATCCGGGCGCTCCAATGGGTATGGCCGATATTGCTACTGTTCTTTGGCAAAAGTTCTATCGCCATAATCCTACTAATCCACAATGGGCCAACCGTGACCGGTTTATATTGTCAAATGGACATGGCTCCATGTTGCAATATGCTTTACTGCACCTGAGTGGCTACGATGTCAGCACGGAAGACCTTAAGCAATTCCGTCAGCTTCATTCAAAAACGCCAGGGCATCCTGAGTTTGGTTATACCCCTGGTGTTGAAACCACCACCGGGCCATTAGGAGCGGGTATTGCTAATGCAGTCGGTATGGCAATAGCCGAGAAAACCCTGGCCGCTCAGTATAATAAACCTGGCTTTAACATTGTTGACCACTATACCTACTGCTTTATGGGTGATGGCTGCTTGATGGAAGGCATTTCTCATGAAGTCAGCTCCCTCGCCGGCACATTGAAGCTGGGTAAGCTGATTGGTTTTTGGGACGATAACGGTATTTCCATCGACGGTGAAGTAGAAGGCTGGTTTACTGACGACACGCCTAAACGCTTTGAATCTTACGGTTGGCACGTGATCCGTGGCATTGATGGTCACAATCAGAATGATATTGCCGCAGCCATTGAATTAGCTCAGTCGGTTACCGACAAACCCACTTTGATTTGCTGTAAAACCATTATCGGATTTGGCTCGCCCAATAAATCAGGCAGCCACGATAGCCACGGGGCGGCTCTTGGCGTCGATGAAATCACGGCTATGCGTGAGGTGTTAAAATGGGAACATGAAGCTTTCGTGATCCCTGACGACATCTATGGCGAGTGGGATGCCAAAGAAGCAGGACAAGCCCGTGAAAGCGAGTGGAAAGAACTATTCGCTGACTATGCGGCGGAATATCCGCAACTGGCAAAAGAGTTCAACCGCCGGGTAATTAAACGCGAACTTCCTGCATCGTTTAATGAAAAGGCCGATGAATTTGTGCGTGTTTGTCAGTCTGAAATGCAAGATGTGGCAACGCGTAAAGCCTCTCAGAATGCCATCGCGTTTTTTGCCAATTTGCTACCTGAATTGATGGGTGGCTCTGCTGATTTAGCTGGCTCGAACCTGACCTTATGGCCTAAAGCTAAAGGCTTGCAGGACACTGATGACGGCAACTATGTTTATTATGGCGTGCGCGAATTTGGTATGAGTGCCATTATGAATGGTATTGCCCTGCACGGCGGCTTTATACCTTTTGGTGCTACTTTCTTAATGTTCATGGAATACGCTCGCAATGCTGTGCGTATGGCTGCATTGATGAAAGCCAAGAGCATTTTTGTCTATACCCACGATTCTATCGGTCAGGGTGAAGACGGCCCGACTCACCAGCCCATCGAACAGCTGGCGAACCTGCGTATGACGCCCAACCTGACTACGTGGCGTCCTTGTGATGCAGCTGAAACCGCTGAAGCGTGGCGTCAGGCACTGATTAAGCAGGATGGGCCAAGCGCACTGGTATTTTCTCGTCAGGGCACCAAAGCGGTTGAACGTAGTGAAGCACAACTTAAAGGGATCGCCAAAGGCGGTTATGTACTAAAAGATTGTGCTACACCTGCTGAGTTAATTCTTATTGCTACAGGCTCTGAAGTGGGCATTGCGCTTGAAGCCGCTAATAGCTTAACGGAACAAGGTCATCACGTACGCGTGGTATCTATGCCAAGCACCAATGTGTTTGATGCGCAGTCAAAAGAATATAAAGCATCTATTCTTCCCGCTGGTGTTCCTAAACTGGCAGTGGAAGCAGCTCATACCGATTTTTGGTATAAATATGTGGGCCTCGATGGAGACGTTGTAGGCATGCAAACATTCGGTGAGTCAGCGCCCGGTGCTGCATTATTGAAGCACTTTGGCTTTACTGCTGAAAACATAGAAGAAAAAGCGAAAGCGTTACTCGGCTAA
- the tal gene encoding transaldolase, producing the protein MSNQLEQLKAMTTVVADTGDFEAIKVYQPQDATTNPSLLLKAMQIEKYRPLGLEAVEWAKQLNGDNNIGKVAADKLAVLIGGKLMEQVPGLVSTEVDARLSFDTEATVEKAQKLISLYQAQGIDTSRVLIKIAATWEGIQAAKLLEEQGIHCNVTLVFSFAQARACAEAGVYLISPFVGRILDWHKANDPSQDFTGANDPGVKSVKHIYDYFKKHGFDTVVMGASFRNISEIQQLAGCDRLTISPALLDELAHNNDDLPRMLTPYEKPVTSTERLTEQAFRWDMNQDKMASDKLGEGIRQFAVDQEKLEAILNDMA; encoded by the coding sequence ATGTCTAATCAGTTAGAACAGTTAAAAGCAATGACCACAGTAGTGGCAGATACCGGCGATTTTGAAGCCATCAAGGTTTATCAACCGCAGGATGCAACCACTAACCCGTCTCTCTTGCTCAAGGCAATGCAAATCGAAAAATATCGTCCATTAGGTTTGGAAGCAGTCGAATGGGCCAAACAACTTAATGGCGATAACAATATCGGCAAAGTTGCCGCTGATAAGCTGGCCGTGTTGATTGGCGGCAAGCTGATGGAGCAAGTGCCTGGATTAGTGTCTACTGAAGTAGATGCGCGCTTGTCGTTTGACACCGAAGCCACTGTAGAAAAGGCGCAAAAGCTTATCTCACTTTATCAGGCCCAAGGCATTGACACCTCGCGGGTGCTAATCAAAATTGCGGCCACGTGGGAAGGCATTCAGGCGGCAAAATTATTGGAAGAGCAAGGGATCCATTGTAACGTCACGTTAGTGTTTTCTTTTGCTCAAGCCCGCGCGTGTGCGGAAGCGGGGGTTTATCTAATCTCTCCTTTCGTTGGCCGCATCCTTGACTGGCACAAAGCTAATGATCCTTCTCAGGATTTTACCGGAGCAAACGATCCAGGCGTAAAATCGGTTAAGCACATTTATGACTATTTTAAAAAGCACGGCTTTGACACGGTAGTCATGGGCGCAAGCTTCCGCAATATCAGTGAAATTCAGCAGTTGGCTGGCTGTGATCGCCTAACCATCAGTCCTGCGCTGCTTGATGAACTCGCTCACAATAATGATGATTTACCCCGCATGTTGACCCCGTACGAAAAACCGGTGACCTCAACAGAAAGGCTGACAGAACAGGCTTTCCGCTGGGACATGAATCAGGACAAGATGGCTAGCGATAAACTTGGCGAAGGTATACGTCAGTTTGCTGTTGATCAGGAAAAGCTGGAAGCTATTTTAAACGACATGGCCTAA
- a CDS encoding ribulokinase has protein sequence MSRYTLGLDYGSDSVRALLVDVETGAELASYLVNYPRWAEGKYCEPAKDQYRQHPLDYTDSLVAVVRGLWDKVPAGTAQNVIGLSFDTTGSTPVAVNSEGIPLALTEEFAQNPNAMFVLWKDHTAIGEAKEITQAATQNEVNYLSHMGGIYSSEWYWAKALHIFRNDAAVKAATHTWVEHCDWMTALMCGTTHPDQLKMGRCAAGHKLMWNESWGGFPPNSFFTSIDPLLDGVVGTLNADTQPSDTVAGRLTAEWAEKLGLPEGIVIGYGAFDCHMGAVAANVRPGVLTKVMGTSTCDITVTSKDQLGETCVKGICGQVDGSVIPGMIGLEAGQSAFGDLYAWFKNVVLWPTRQLLSELTESSQKELVQKIEESTLQRLSHAADMLPVKETDITALDWVNGRRTPDADQGVSMAIAGIKMGTDAPQLFKSLVEATAFGARAITERFREEGVPIDSVVVIGGISKKSDYVMQTCADVWNCPIDVLESDQSCALGAAIMAAVAAGEYATVADAQKVMASPVCKQYLPNPERVNTYDKLYQKYQTLGAYVSGGNL, from the coding sequence ATGTCTCGTTATACGTTGGGTCTGGATTACGGCTCTGATTCAGTTAGAGCGCTACTGGTTGATGTTGAAACTGGCGCAGAACTGGCCAGTTATCTGGTAAATTATCCTCGTTGGGCAGAAGGCAAATATTGCGAACCTGCCAAAGATCAATATCGTCAGCACCCGCTGGACTATACTGACAGTTTGGTCGCGGTGGTGCGCGGCCTATGGGATAAAGTTCCTGCAGGTACTGCGCAAAATGTTATAGGGTTAAGCTTCGACACCACCGGTTCTACCCCTGTTGCAGTGAATAGTGAAGGTATTCCTCTTGCGCTGACAGAAGAATTTGCACAAAACCCAAACGCGATGTTCGTGTTGTGGAAAGACCATACCGCTATTGGTGAAGCAAAAGAAATTACCCAGGCTGCCACACAAAATGAGGTAAATTATTTATCTCACATGGGTGGAATTTATTCGTCTGAATGGTATTGGGCTAAAGCCTTACATATCTTCCGTAATGACGCAGCGGTAAAAGCCGCTACCCACACCTGGGTTGAACACTGCGACTGGATGACAGCGCTGATGTGCGGAACCACTCACCCTGATCAATTGAAGATGGGGCGTTGTGCGGCAGGTCATAAATTAATGTGGAATGAGAGCTGGGGTGGTTTCCCGCCGAACTCTTTTTTCACCAGCATCGATCCGTTATTGGATGGCGTGGTAGGTACCCTTAACGCTGACACACAACCGAGTGATACTGTCGCGGGTAGACTGACTGCTGAGTGGGCGGAAAAGCTTGGTCTGCCAGAAGGCATTGTTATCGGGTACGGCGCGTTTGATTGTCACATGGGCGCGGTTGCTGCCAATGTGCGTCCTGGTGTGTTAACCAAAGTAATGGGTACGTCAACCTGTGATATTACTGTTACCTCTAAAGATCAGCTGGGGGAAACCTGCGTAAAAGGTATTTGTGGTCAGGTAGACGGTTCTGTGATTCCCGGGATGATTGGCCTCGAAGCCGGTCAGTCAGCCTTTGGCGACTTATACGCCTGGTTCAAAAATGTTGTATTGTGGCCAACTCGCCAGCTTCTTAGCGAACTCACCGAATCAAGCCAGAAAGAGTTGGTGCAGAAAATTGAAGAGTCAACGCTGCAGCGCTTATCTCATGCTGCCGACATGCTTCCGGTAAAAGAAACCGATATTACCGCTCTGGATTGGGTAAATGGCCGTCGTACTCCTGATGCTGATCAGGGCGTATCCATGGCAATTGCCGGTATCAAAATGGGTACCGATGCGCCTCAACTGTTTAAGTCTCTTGTAGAAGCTACCGCTTTTGGTGCTCGTGCAATTACCGAACGTTTTCGTGAAGAAGGCGTACCAATTGATTCAGTAGTGGTGATTGGTGGTATTTCGAAGAAATCTGATTACGTCATGCAAACTTGCGCTGATGTTTGGAATTGTCCGATAGATGTGCTGGAAAGCGACCAAAGTTGTGCCTTGGGTGCCGCTATCATGGCCGCTGTCGCGGCTGGCGAATATGCCACTGTAGCTGATGCTCAGAAGGTGATGGCTTCACCAGTATGTAAGCAATATCTGCCAAACCCTGAGCGCGTAAATACTTACGACAAGCTGTATCAGAAATATCAAACCCTTGGTGCCTATGTATCTGGAGGCAATCTGTGA
- a CDS encoding L-ribulose-5-phosphate 4-epimerase, which translates to MSYKELKREVFEANLELQRRNLVIYTFGNVSQVDRDKGVVAIKPSGVSYDDMKPEDIVIVDLDNTIVEGTMRPSSDTKTHTHLYRAFESIGGVTHTHSTYATAWAQAKQSIPCLGTTHADYVHGEITCTRELTDEQVNGDYEEETGVQITDAYVDRDPKAAPMVIVAGHAPFTWGKDAAQSVYHAALLEEIARMAYLTRTLDPNTAPLKQAVLDKHYLRKHGKDAYYGQSK; encoded by the coding sequence GTGAGCTATAAAGAATTAAAACGTGAAGTGTTTGAAGCCAACCTGGAGCTTCAACGTCGCAATCTGGTGATTTATACCTTTGGCAACGTATCGCAGGTGGATCGCGATAAAGGAGTAGTGGCGATAAAGCCCAGCGGCGTCTCCTACGATGATATGAAACCTGAAGATATTGTTATCGTCGATCTGGATAATACTATTGTGGAAGGCACTATGCGTCCTTCCTCTGACACCAAAACTCACACGCATTTATACCGTGCGTTCGAGAGTATTGGCGGTGTTACTCACACTCATTCAACCTACGCCACAGCATGGGCGCAGGCTAAGCAAAGCATTCCTTGTCTGGGCACAACCCACGCGGATTATGTGCACGGCGAGATAACCTGTACGCGGGAGTTAACTGACGAACAGGTTAACGGTGACTACGAAGAAGAAACCGGTGTACAAATTACTGATGCGTATGTGGACAGAGATCCAAAAGCGGCACCTATGGTGATCGTTGCCGGGCATGCTCCATTTACCTGGGGTAAAGATGCAGCACAGTCTGTATATCACGCAGCATTATTGGAAGAGATTGCTAGAATGGCTTATCTGACGCGTACATTGGATCCGAACACGGCGCCGTTAAAGCAAGCTGTTCTTGATAAACATTATTTACGTAAACACGGTAAAGATGCCTACTATGGCCAAAGCAAATAA
- the araA gene encoding L-arabinose isomerase produces MTTMTKEVWFVTGSQNLYGPKVLETVAKDSQAIVAGLNDSGKLPVNLVWKPTVKSPEEIHAVCQQANSSSECIGLVLWMHTFSPAKMWIAGLNELQKPWLHLHTQFNAGLPWGDINMNYMNTHQSAHGDREFGFIGTRMRKERKVVVGHWQRAEVQAQLDDWCRAAMGWAESRSLKVARFGDNMRQVAVTEGDKVAAQIQFGYQVNAYSVADLAEVVNQVSDADVSAQMDAYHQDYVISDATWKESYNVDMIKNEARLELGMQRFLDDGGYKAFTNCFENLSGLTGLPGLATQRLMANGFGYGGEGDWKTSAMVRIMKVMGQGRKGGCSFMEDYTYNMGGTDQVLGAHMLEICPSIAAEKPRLEVHRHTIGVTCDVGRLLFTGTPGPAINVSPIDMGNRFRILINEVDTVAPPAELPHLPVASALWEPKPNLSVAAAAWIHAGGAHHTAYSQAVTTDMITDYADMAGVETVVIDADTTIRSFKSELRQNAAYYMLKQGI; encoded by the coding sequence ATGACGACGATGACTAAAGAAGTTTGGTTTGTCACCGGCTCCCAGAATCTTTATGGGCCTAAAGTGTTGGAAACGGTTGCGAAAGACAGCCAGGCAATTGTTGCAGGCTTGAATGACAGTGGCAAGTTACCGGTAAATCTGGTTTGGAAGCCCACGGTAAAATCTCCAGAAGAAATTCATGCTGTGTGCCAGCAGGCAAATAGCAGTTCTGAGTGTATCGGCTTGGTATTGTGGATGCATACGTTCTCGCCTGCCAAAATGTGGATCGCAGGTTTAAATGAGCTGCAAAAACCCTGGTTGCACCTGCATACCCAGTTTAATGCTGGTCTGCCGTGGGGCGATATTAATATGAATTACATGAACACTCACCAGAGTGCTCATGGCGATCGTGAATTTGGCTTTATCGGCACTCGCATGCGCAAAGAGCGTAAAGTGGTGGTCGGCCACTGGCAACGTGCGGAAGTTCAAGCACAACTGGACGACTGGTGTCGTGCAGCGATGGGTTGGGCAGAAAGCCGTAGCCTGAAAGTGGCTCGCTTTGGTGACAACATGCGTCAGGTGGCGGTAACAGAAGGCGATAAAGTTGCAGCACAAATCCAGTTTGGTTATCAGGTTAACGCCTATAGCGTTGCTGATTTGGCCGAAGTGGTTAATCAGGTTAGCGATGCCGATGTGTCAGCGCAAATGGACGCTTACCATCAGGATTATGTAATTTCCGATGCAACCTGGAAAGAATCTTATAACGTTGACATGATCAAAAATGAAGCGCGCCTTGAACTGGGCATGCAACGCTTCTTAGATGATGGTGGCTACAAAGCCTTTACCAACTGTTTTGAAAATCTGTCTGGTTTGACTGGGCTGCCAGGCCTGGCAACACAGCGCCTTATGGCGAATGGCTTCGGCTATGGCGGCGAGGGTGACTGGAAGACCTCTGCCATGGTCCGCATCATGAAAGTGATGGGGCAAGGGCGTAAAGGCGGTTGTTCGTTTATGGAAGATTATACTTACAATATGGGCGGCACCGATCAGGTACTGGGCGCGCACATGTTAGAGATTTGTCCTTCTATTGCCGCTGAAAAACCTCGTTTGGAAGTTCACCGCCATACTATAGGTGTGACTTGTGATGTGGGTCGCTTGTTATTTACCGGCACACCAGGTCCAGCAATTAATGTTTCTCCGATTGATATGGGTAACCGTTTCCGTATCTTAATCAATGAAGTGGACACTGTCGCTCCACCAGCAGAGTTGCCACATCTGCCAGTAGCATCTGCTTTATGGGAACCGAAGCCGAATCTGTCTGTGGCAGCAGCTGCGTGGATTCATGCCGGTGGTGCTCACCATACTGCGTACAGCCAGGCTGTAACCACCGATATGATTACTGATTATGCAGATATGGCCGGTGTAGAGACCGTAGTAATCGATGCCGATACTACGATTCGCTCCTTTAAGTCAGAGCTTCGTCAAAACGCCGCTTATTACATGTTGAAACAAGGTATATAA
- a CDS encoding HAD family hydrolase: protein MVDLSAYKGIVFDMDGTLIDSMGAHIDAWKATCEAFGYPFDADYMYGLGGVPTRNTVKILNEKFGVSHSPDEVAQFKRNAWLKLDHTPELIAETIAVFHHYRPSLKIGIGTGAERRHAEQLLDHHGLLSQIDALVTASDVTHGKPHPETFLTVAQKIGVEPADCVVFEDTEIGLQAAKSAGMDCILVQAGKIQR from the coding sequence ATGGTGGATTTAAGTGCCTATAAGGGCATTGTATTTGATATGGATGGCACATTGATCGATTCGATGGGAGCTCATATCGATGCGTGGAAAGCAACTTGCGAAGCGTTCGGTTATCCTTTCGATGCCGATTACATGTATGGGTTAGGTGGCGTACCTACGCGTAATACCGTAAAAATACTTAATGAAAAATTCGGCGTATCCCATAGTCCGGACGAGGTGGCTCAGTTCAAGCGCAATGCGTGGTTAAAGCTGGATCATACTCCTGAGTTAATTGCCGAGACGATTGCCGTATTTCACCATTATCGGCCGTCATTAAAAATAGGAATAGGTACAGGAGCTGAACGGCGTCATGCGGAGCAACTGCTGGATCACCACGGCTTGTTATCGCAGATAGACGCACTTGTAACGGCGTCCGATGTCACCCATGGTAAGCCGCACCCGGAAACTTTTCTTACTGTTGCCCAAAAAATTGGTGTAGAACCTGCTGACTGCGTTGTTTTTGAAGATACCGAAATAGGTCTGCAAGCGGCTAAAAGCGCGGGCATGGACTGCATCTTAGTACAAGCGGGAAAAATTCAACGGTAA
- a CDS encoding aldose epimerase family protein — translation MSNCVSFCLESRYSAPSSSHFGNWLKTSVLSLSISVFASNVFAEEGTAMTHAPTATMSHYGTLADQTPVNQVTLTNANGVEVDVISYGGIITRLVTPDKNGKSGNIVLGMDNLEDYVSSNPYFGAIIGRYGNRIANGKFTLNGTEYQLATNDGDNHLHGGVQGFDKKIWQMHPFTTANSAGVKLTLISPDGDQGYPGTLNTEVTYTLTNNNTLDMQFVATTDKPTIVNLTQHTYFNLAGKGDILEHQVQIHADAITPVDSGLIPTGELMPVQGTPFDFRQPQAIGKAINADNVQLERAKGYDHNYILKDEVNGELVEAANVYDPASGRTLTVYTVEPAVQFYSGNFLDGSTSQEYRDHGMRSAFCLEPQHNPDSPNQPNFASTRLLPGEIYSTQIVYEFGAK, via the coding sequence ATGTCTAACTGTGTTTCGTTCTGCCTCGAAAGTCGCTATTCTGCCCCCTCATCATCACACTTCGGCAATTGGCTGAAAACATCGGTTTTGTCGCTGTCGATAAGTGTATTTGCATCTAATGTTTTTGCTGAAGAAGGAACCGCAATGACGCATGCGCCTACGGCTACTATGAGCCACTACGGCACGCTCGCCGATCAAACGCCTGTTAACCAGGTTACCCTCACGAACGCTAATGGGGTTGAGGTTGATGTAATTAGCTACGGCGGTATTATTACCCGTCTGGTCACGCCTGATAAGAATGGTAAGTCAGGAAATATTGTTCTGGGCATGGACAATCTGGAAGACTATGTGTCTTCCAATCCCTATTTTGGCGCCATTATTGGCCGGTACGGCAACCGTATCGCCAATGGTAAATTTACACTAAACGGCACCGAGTACCAACTGGCGACAAACGATGGAGATAACCATCTTCACGGCGGTGTTCAGGGTTTTGATAAAAAAATCTGGCAGATGCATCCTTTCACAACTGCAAACAGTGCTGGTGTGAAACTCACGCTGATAAGTCCTGATGGCGATCAAGGGTATCCGGGTACGTTAAATACTGAAGTGACCTACACGCTGACGAACAATAATACGTTAGACATGCAGTTCGTCGCGACAACCGATAAGCCTACGATCGTCAACCTGACTCAACACACTTATTTTAACCTGGCGGGTAAAGGCGATATATTGGAGCATCAGGTACAAATTCATGCTGATGCCATTACGCCGGTAGACAGCGGTTTAATTCCTACTGGTGAACTCATGCCGGTACAAGGGACGCCGTTTGATTTTCGTCAGCCACAGGCAATTGGAAAAGCAATTAACGCTGATAATGTTCAGCTTGAACGCGCAAAAGGCTATGACCACAACTATATCTTAAAAGATGAAGTGAACGGCGAACTCGTCGAGGCGGCTAACGTGTACGACCCCGCGAGCGGACGTACGCTGACGGTGTATACTGTGGAACCTGCAGTACAGTTCTATTCAGGCAACTTTCTTGACGGCAGCACGTCGCAGGAATATCGCGACCATGGCATGCGCAGTGCCTTCTGCCTGGAACCCCAACACAATCCGGATTCGCCAAACCAGCCAAACTTCGCCAGCACCAGGTTGTTGCCCGGTGAAATATATTCTACGCAGATTGTGTACGAATTTGGCGCGAAGTAA
- a CDS encoding RICIN domain-containing protein has translation MIVRQLKALGAAALLALTLSGCQSLNSTKTDSSESATDTNASVQTPAVPAKAEKPTMASGTFINPLFPNGADPWLEYWDGNYYLTTTTWTSELVMRKSPTLAGLADATPINVWSATDPERCCNFWAFEFHRLKGPNGYRWYMMYTAGQDGTLDHQHLNVLESVGDDPMGPYQYKGALMPDVWNIDGNYLEHKDKLYVIYSQWRGDQQMNIIAEMENPWTLKEGTPHTVITKPELDWEISGRKVTEGAEILQHNGRTFMTYSASFCNTPDYKLGLLELVGDDPMKITAWKKAQEPVFTRTEEVFGPGHNGFFTSPDGTEDWLVYHGNDSVEDGCSATRSLRAQKFDWKADGTPDFGKPITPGVVVAPPAGENGPLVTRVQGQRYHLLNATSDLCLDISADPQDNRAVQSQCSGTNGQWILDATTDGYIRLANREDSKFLEVAQCSTADNARVQSSAWKNNFCQQWKVEAGIDGNVTVTNRYSGKPLAIAGCSASQNQAVLQQNKDSACTQWQLQPVGPVAIMSQQSGKAVSINKTMTAGNHVVQKGYNYSDSQSWHFVPTDTGYLSIRNNPKAKQCIGVAGNAVAPGADVSMVACKEKAAQWRISPVEGGGVMLINRYTKLAMGVSDCGLADGTNIAQQPDMGTKCQIFHLREPQ, from the coding sequence ATGATTGTAAGGCAACTTAAAGCTTTGGGCGCAGCTGCGCTACTGGCTTTAACGTTAAGCGGCTGCCAGTCTCTTAATAGCACGAAAACTGATAGCTCTGAATCGGCCACCGATACTAATGCATCGGTTCAAACGCCCGCAGTACCGGCTAAAGCGGAAAAGCCAACGATGGCATCAGGTACTTTTATTAACCCCTTGTTTCCAAATGGCGCAGATCCGTGGTTAGAGTATTGGGATGGAAACTACTATCTGACGACGACCACCTGGACATCGGAACTGGTAATGCGGAAGTCGCCCACTCTCGCTGGCTTAGCGGATGCTACGCCAATTAATGTCTGGTCGGCTACGGATCCGGAGCGTTGCTGTAACTTCTGGGCATTTGAATTCCATCGATTAAAAGGACCAAACGGCTACCGCTGGTACATGATGTACACGGCGGGGCAGGATGGTACCTTAGATCATCAGCATCTTAATGTTCTGGAGAGCGTTGGCGACGACCCTATGGGGCCATATCAATATAAAGGCGCGTTAATGCCGGATGTTTGGAATATTGACGGCAACTATCTGGAGCACAAGGATAAGCTATATGTTATTTACTCTCAGTGGCGAGGGGATCAGCAGATGAACATTATTGCTGAAATGGAAAACCCTTGGACGCTGAAAGAAGGGACGCCTCATACTGTAATAACCAAGCCGGAGCTGGATTGGGAAATTAGTGGTCGGAAAGTGACTGAAGGTGCGGAAATACTGCAACATAATGGGCGTACATTTATGACCTATTCAGCCAGCTTTTGTAATACCCCAGACTATAAGCTTGGTCTGCTTGAGTTGGTGGGTGATGATCCTATGAAGATCACCGCATGGAAAAAAGCGCAGGAGCCGGTATTTACTCGCACCGAGGAAGTGTTTGGCCCGGGACACAATGGCTTTTTTACCTCACCTGATGGCACGGAAGATTGGCTGGTTTATCACGGTAACGATTCTGTAGAAGATGGTTGTAGCGCCACTCGCTCATTACGTGCCCAAAAATTCGACTGGAAAGCTGATGGTACGCCAGATTTCGGTAAGCCTATCACGCCTGGTGTAGTTGTTGCGCCACCTGCTGGCGAAAACGGCCCACTGGTAACCCGCGTGCAAGGCCAGCGTTACCACTTGCTAAATGCCACCAGCGATCTGTGCCTGGATATTTCAGCGGACCCGCAAGACAACCGCGCAGTGCAGAGTCAATGTAGTGGTACCAATGGTCAGTGGATTTTAGACGCGACGACTGACGGATATATTCGTTTAGCAAATCGCGAAGACAGCAAATTTTTAGAGGTTGCACAGTGCAGCACTGCAGATAATGCACGCGTACAGTCTTCTGCGTGGAAGAATAATTTCTGTCAGCAGTGGAAGGTTGAGGCGGGGATTGACGGTAACGTCACTGTAACTAACCGTTATTCAGGAAAACCTCTAGCCATTGCCGGATGTTCAGCGTCACAGAATCAGGCTGTTTTGCAGCAGAATAAAGATAGCGCCTGCACCCAATGGCAGTTACAACCAGTGGGCCCGGTTGCAATTATGAGCCAGCAAAGTGGCAAAGCGGTCAGTATCAACAAAACTATGACTGCTGGCAATCACGTAGTGCAGAAGGGCTATAACTATAGCGACTCCCAAAGCTGGCACTTTGTTCCTACCGATACGGGTTACTTGAGTATCCGTAATAATCCCAAAGCTAAACAATGTATTGGTGTGGCGGGTAATGCTGTAGCGCCTGGCGCTGATGTAAGCATGGTTGCCTGTAAGGAAAAGGCCGCGCAATGGCGTATTTCGCCAGTGGAAGGTGGCGGAGTCATGCTGATTAATCGGTACACCAAGCTGGCTATGGGCGTGTCTGACTGCGGTTTGGCGGATGGGACAAACATTGCGCAACAGCCTGATATGGGCACGAAGTGTCAGATTTTTCACTTACGCGAACCGCAATAA